DNA from Paraburkholderia sp. ZP32-5:
CCCGTTCAAGCCAGTCAATTGGATTTGTCGATCGAGACGATGTATCCGTCTTCGGTCACTGTTATTGCCCGCAGAAACCATCCGCTCGAAAAGGCTGACTCGATTCGAGACCTGATCAATTGCGAGTGGGTGGTAACTCAGCCAGGCCAAATCGTCGGAGGGGGACCCAATCAGATCAACAGCATCTTCGCGACGCTGGGTATCGGTAAGCCTCGCATCGCCATGACCACCAGTTCATTGCTCGAGACCTTGCACATTGTGGCTGAATCCGATTGTCTCGCGGTTGCGCCCAGCGTGTTAGTCGGCCTGAAACTATTCTCCCGCTCTCTGGTACGGATTCCCATCGCGGAGACATTCGACATAAGAAACATCTGCCTCGTGAGCCGAAACGGTTCGGTTCAAACCGGGATCTCCCAGGAACTTATGCAAATGTTAACGTCCTACTCGCGGCTATATCGGCAATCGGGAGTCGGTATTAACAAGGTCACTTCTCCGTGAACCTGATTCTGAAGCGGTTGTATCGGGGCACTTCGGCGCATCTCAAGCAAATCTCCCAACGCGCAAGCGCCGCCTAGCCTGCCCACTGCACAGACGGCCCTGAACTGCCTCAAAGCCACACCGTATTCCAGATAACCAGCCGAATCGGTCGGTTGACGATCGGTGTGTGCAGCCCGGCTATTCTCCTTCGTGATCGCTTATTCAGATCGAACTGCACTGCAGCCGGATTCCATAAAAAAACATTCATAACGAGAATGCCGGACTCAGCTGGATTGCGCGAAAGCTTTGAGAAATTATGCGAAGGAAAAGGTATTGAGCGCCGATGATCGGCCATTCAGGCGCACCGTCCACGCCCGCAAAGCTCTCAACAACCCGCTACGGTCAACTTGCCCGGCGACACAGCCAAGACCTGCCTGGCGGCTTCGGCAAGCCGCAAACTGGCAGCCGTCATCGGCCCCATTCGAAACAGAATTCCGATCTTATGCCAAATCCGAACGCCCGTTACTCCTCAGCAACGAGGAAGCCGTCTGATGGGTTGCCGCGTGCCACCCCCTCATCGCTCGGCATCGACGCCGATCGCGTCATTACCTTTCTCGACGCAGTCGAAAACGCCGGGCTCGACGTGCATGGCTTTATGTTGTCCCGTAATGGGAAAGTGGCTGTCGAGGCCTTTCGTTGGCCCTACCGTGCCGACCGGCCGCGCATCATGCATTCGGCGACGAAAAGCTTTGCCGTCTGTGCCATTGGATTGGCACTTGATGAGGGGCGTCTGCGACTTGATGACCGCGTCTTATCCTTCTTCCCCGAATTACACGGGCAGCCAGTGTCGGACTGGATGGCACGCATGACGGTCGAGGACCTCCTGACCATGCGTATCGGCCATGAAAGCGAGACATCTGGAGCCGCCTGGCGTTTGCTCGACACCAGTTGGACGGCTGAATTTTTCAAGATTCCGCTGGTATGCGAACCGGGCACCGTTTTTATGTACACGAGTGCCGCGAGTTACGCGCTCTCGGCGATCCTGAGCCGTGTGACTGGCGAGACCATCCATGATTACCTGAAACCGCGCCTGTTTCAGCCGCTCGGTATCTCCGGCGAAACCTGGGACATCAGCCCGGATGGCGTGAATCCTGGCGGGAACGGATTGTCAGTCAAGCTCGTCGACCTGTTGAAGCTCGGCATTTTGCATGCGCAGGGAGGTATGTGGGAAGGACAGCGCGTGATGCAGCAATCCTGGATTGACCTGGCGACGCGGTCACACGTCGAGACGGGCGAGTATGGCTACCACTGGTGGACGCGCCCCAATGGCACCTATAGTGCAATCGGCAAATTCGTTCAGATGACCACGGTTCATCCAGCCCAAGGAATAGTTTTAGCAGTAATGGCTGCTATCGAGGAGAGCGAGTTGCTATTCCCGTTCATCGAGGAACATCTCTGGCCTGCTTGCGAGCCGATTCGATCACACTCAGACTCGACAAAGGCGGATGACCGGCTTGCTGAAAAACTCACCCGGTGGCAATCGGAGCAGGCTCCCGCAAGCTGGAAAATGCTCCTTAAAGCGGACGGCGCGGTTGCACTGGAGGAAACGCGATCCTACGTGATCGCCCCGAATCGACACGGGGTGGTCGGTGTTGAGTGGGTCTTCGCGTCGGACCGTTGTGAAATCACCCTGATAGACGATCTGGGGCGGCACAGCATCGCTGGAGGAGTCGGTCATTGGATCGAAGGCCGCACTAGTATGCCCGGACGCGATTTGCATCACGGCTACGAAATGCAGGATAGCCCCGTAGTTGCTCGGGCAGAACGGGTTGAGCCGACGGCTCTGAAGATGATCTGGATTTTCCCCGAGACAGCTTTTCGCGACACGGTAACAGCGTCTTTCGACGGTGCAAAGATGGTGTTGTCTCGTGAGGTAAATATTAATGGTGACGCGAGGCGGCACGACGATCTTTACGGAACGCTTCTGCGTTGAGAAAGCCGATGCGAATGCTTCCGGCCGGCAGCGTGTACTAGAAAAGCGGCGGGCGTCGTATGAGCGTCGCATCGCAACCGCTCACACAACACCCCGTTCGGACTTTACTTCCCCTCCTTCTGCAGCAGCTTGATGCTATCTGCCGCCGGCGGCTTCGGCAGTGAAGCCAGATACGCATGGATGTCGCTTAAATCCGCGTCACTGAGGATTTTTTCCGAGAACGGCGGCATCGCGCCGGACGGCGCCCGTACATAATTGGCAAACGCCACGTAGGGCAGAAGGCCGACCGCAATGGCCGGCCCGACGCCGCCCTGCCCGACCGTGCCATGGCACAGGTAGCAGCCATCTTTCAAAAAATGTTCGTGGCCGCGCGCAATGGCATCGGAGGACGTTTGCGCAAGCGCCGGTGTCAGCAACGCCCACGACGCGGCAAGCGCGAGAGAAACAGACTGTCTGAAAACGTTCATGGCGGCTCCCTTAACGCGGTTGCGTGACGACATCGATCAGCGCCGGATGGCCGCTCTTGACGACCGCCAGTGCACGGTCGATTGCCGGACCTAGCGCGGCGGGATCGGTGACCGGTCCTTCCGCCCACACGCCCATGCCCTTCGCGACGGTCGCGAAATCGACATAGGGCTTCTCGATCAGCGTGCCCATGCGCCAGGTCTCCGGGTTGCGATCGCGCCGTGCCGCCATTCGCTGGATGTGCATGGTTTCCTGATGCCACGCGCGGTTGTTGTGCATGATCGTCAGCAGCGGAATCTGGTGATGCGCGAGCGTCCACAAGATCGACGGCACCATCAGCAGATCGCCGTCCGGCTGAATGTTGACCGCGATGCGGCCGGTGCCCTTGCACGCGAGCGCCGCACCCGCCGCGGCCGGAAAGCCATAGCCGATGCCGTACCCGCCCGAGCCGCCCATGAACTGCTCGTACTCGGTGAAATCCCACAGCCGTTGAGGCCAATAGCTTTCGAATTGCGGCTGTGAAACCAGCGCCCATTTCTCGTGCCGGATGCGTGCCCAGATTTCCTGGCACAGCCGTGCGGTGCTGATCGGCGCGGCATCCCATCCCACCGCGGCGGCGTTGCGCGCTGTCTCGCGCATCTTCAGGTGCGCCGTTTGCATGGCCTCTTTGCGCGCGTCGAAACCGGCCGGTTGTCCGACGCGGCGAATCGCTTCGATCAGCGGTGGCACCGTCGCCTGCGCGTCACCGCCAATCGGCAGGTCAGCCGCGAGATAGCGCTGTATGTCGCCGTAGCTCGACTTCGAATACAGGTAGGCGTCGCTGATGCTGATCACCTTGGTGTCCTGCTGGATCAGCCGTTTCGCCGGGCGCCCAGGCGTATCGGAAACCGTATTCGTCAGGCCCCAAAGGTCGCCCACGCCGATCGCGAGTATCACGTCCGCCTCGCCGATCAATGCCCTGCGCCGCGCGGTGTGGTTCAGGTAATGCGTGGTCGGGAAATTCATGCGCCCATACAGATCGATGACCGGTGCGTTCAACGACTCGGCAAGTTGCGTCAGTTGCACGACGCCGTCCTGTGAATGCACCGCGCGGTCGACCACGATCACGGGATGCTGCGCGGCGACCAGCCATTGCGCCGCTTGCGCCAGCGCTGCCGCATCGCCTACCGGCGGCGCGACATCGACCCGTTTGGGGATGCGCAGCGGCTGCGCGGTTTCGATCGGGTTCTCCTGCAGTTCGCCATCGGTGACGATCAGCACCGGCTCGCGCGGCGCGGTCATCGCTACCATCCGCGCGCGCATGAAGCTTTCCGCATACTGCTGCAGCGACGCGGGGGCATCGTCCCACTTGACGTAGTCGCGCACGATCGAGCCTTCATCGACCGCGGTGTGGATCCAGTCGACCCCAGGCAAACGCTTTGCCGCATCCGCCGTATTGCCCGCCAGCACGACGACCGGCACGCGGTCACACCACGCGTTGTAGATCGCCATCGACGCATGCTGCAGACCGACCACGCCGTGCACCATGCTCGCCATCGGCTTGCCGGCCATCTTGGCGTAGCCGTGCGCCATCCCGACCGCCCCTTCCTCGTGGCAGCAGACGATGATTTCCGGCGCCTTGTTGCCGCCATAGTTGATGATCGATTCCTGCAGGCCGCGCAGTGCCGACGAGGTCATCATCGATACGTACTCGATGCCCGCGCTGCGCAACACATCGACCATGAAGTCCGAACCCGGATTGCGCACGTGCCCTTTCGGAACCTCATCGGCATGCGTACCCATGGTTTCGGAGGCAATCGTTCGCGACGACGGCTCCATTGGCGCGGCAGCCGCCGCCTCCCCCTCGCCCGGTGTACCGACAATCGTAGCGGCGTTAGCAGCCCCCGCTACGCCCGCGGCACCCGCAGCCAATGCGCCTTTGAGAAAACCTCGCCGGCTGGGACCACCCACTTGCGTTTTCTTTCTGTCCATTGTTTTCACTCGTTGAGGCAAAACGATCAGGATCACGCGCGCGCCGCGCACATGCGGCGCCAGGCGCGACGTTCAGAACAATTGATTGATGCCGAAAGAGATGCCCGTCCGACCAGGATCGGTGGATGGGTTCAGGGTCACGTTGGTGATCTCACCAGTCGACGAACGCCGAAATGGGCATGAGCCTCGGGTAGCGCGACGGACGGAAACCGGGCGGTCTCGCCGTGTTATGTCCGCGCAGATGTCCTGCGATGCATACACGCTGCTGTCTCCATGCTTTCTATTTTTTCCTTGCAATCAGCCTGCTTTTCATCGGCTCTGCCGATACGCTGATGCACTGTCGCCGCGAGTATAAGACGTAATACAATTATATTGCAATACGCCAAATATCCTGATATTTGGGCAGCGACGGCGGAGTGACACGCTGGATGGATCGCACGATGGGACGGCATCGTGCGCAGCGAAGAAGAAAAAGAAGAAGGGACGAGGCGCGCGAGCGAACCAGCCTGGCACCTCGCATCCGTCGAAGTCATCAAGACTCGCCGGATGCAACATCAACCGATGTTTCTCAGGATGCGCGTTCAGCCGCGTAGTCGATCCTGAACACCGAAACCGCGCCGCCCAGTTTCTCGACCTGTTCGTCGAGCGAGCGCGCCGCGGCCGCCGCCTGTTCAACCAGCGCGGCATTCTGCTGCGTGACGGCGTCGATCTGGGTAATCGCGAGGTTGACTTCGTCGATGCCAACGCCCTGTGCATCGGATGCCGTGGCAATGTCGTCCACGATGGTTGCGACGCGGCGAATCGCGAGCCGCACTGCTTCGGTCGCGCGCCCGGCCTCTTCGGCCTGTTGCGAACCCGAGCGGATGGTCGTCACCGAGCTGTCGATCAATTGCTTGATTTCGCGTGCCGCGCCCGCCGAGCGTTGCGCGAGATTACGCACCTCCGCGGCGACGACGCTGAAACCTCGCCCCTGTTCGCCGGCGCGCGCGGCCTCCACGGCCGCGTTCAGCGACAGCAGATTGGTCTGAAACGCGATGCCGTCGATCAGCGACGTGATCTCGGCGATACGCGCCGAATTGGCCGCGATATCGTTCATCGTGCCCACCAGCCGCTCGACCGCCATCGAGCCCTCGTCGGACATTTGTGTCGTGCTGCCCGCCAGCGTTTTCGCCGTGTGCGCGTCGGTCACGTTGCGGCGCACGGTTTCGGTCAGCTCCGTGATACTGCTCGTCGTTTGCTGCAACGAAGCGGCCTGCTGTTCCGTCCGCGAGGACAGTTCGAGATTGCCCGCCGCGATCTGCCTTGATGCCACACCCACCGTGTCGCTCGATACGCGTACGTCGGACACCACCGTCATCATCCGCTCGAGCAGGTGATTGATGGCGACCGCGGTCTGACCGATCTCGTCCTTGCTGTCCACCCGGACTCGCAGCGCGAGGTCGAGCGAGCGGCTCACGGTTTCGAGCGTATCGCGCAGCCGTCCCAGCCCCAGACTCACGACCCGATACAGTCGCGTACCGAGCCACCCGGTGGCCAGCAGCGCGGCACCGACCGCCCCCAGCATCAGCACCAGCGCAAGCTTATAGGCCGCGGTGTTCTCGTTACGCACCGCGTTCACGCTGCCGATCACTGCGTCCAGGTGCGCATGGAGCGCGTTGTTCAGATCGAGCGCGGTATTGTGGACGGCGCCGCCATCGTGAAGCATCGTCAGTGCGCCGTCGCGGTCGCCGCTGTGAATACGCTGGAAAAAAATCGTGCGCTGGTTGCGGTATGCCGTCATCAGCGCCCGGTCTGTGTCGAGCATCTGGCGGTCGTGCTCGCTGATCAGATCGTGCGTCTCATAGTCGGCCATGGCCGCATCGAATGCGCGATCGGCTTCGCTGACTTCGTGTTCGCTGGCCGCGCGACTCGTATCGTCGACGCCATCGACTACGTAACGATAAACGGCGAAGCGCATCGCGGCCGTTTCATCGAGAGCACGCGAGATTTCCCGAAGCCCGGGAATGGTATGTGTTTCCAGATCTTCGACGCGCTGGTAGGAAGCATGCAACTGATACAGCCCATAGCCGCCTACCACGACGAGTGCCCATAGCGTGACCCCGAGGGTCACGACAAGACGGCGAACGATAGTCATCTCGAACCTCTTTACGTTAATGCCGCGTGTCCACTGCACGTCACGCGATCGAAGCGAGCTTCTCGGTCCAACGCGCGAGCCATGCGGTGATTTCATCAGCAGCGACCGGGCGACCGATGTAGTAGCCCTGAGCCGTATCGCAACCGAGCGCGCGCAGCTTTTCGAGCGTCGCCTCGTCCTCGACGCCTTCGGCCGCCACCAGCAGCCCCATGTTGTGACCGAGTGCAATGGTCGAACGCACGATGAATTCGTCATCCGCATCGCTCGCCATGCCGATGACGAATGAGCGGTCGATTTTCAGTTCGGTCACGGGCATCCGCTTCAGGTACGACAGCGACGAATAGCCCGTTCCGAAATCGTCGATCGACATACGGATACCGAGCGCCCGTAACCGCTCCAGGGTCGTCAGCGCATGGGCCTGGTCGTCCATCAGCGCGCTTTCCGTGATCTCGATCCACAGTTGACGCGGCTCGACGCCGTGCTCTTTCAGCAGTGCCGCAATCCAGTCGGGCGCGGTGCGATCGGTCAGATCGCGAGCGGAAAAGTTGATCGATACGTTGACATCGAGCCCTTGTGCCCGCCAGCGGGCGCATTGCTCCACGGCCTCCCTCGCGATCCACCGCGAGATCGAGCGGATAAAGCCGGTCTGCTCGGCGAACGGAATGAAATCGCCAGGCGGTACGAGACCCCGTTCCGGATGCCGCCAGCGCACCAGCGCCTCCAGATGCGCCATGCTGTTGTCAGCAAGATGAATTTTGGGCTGGTAGTAAAGCAGCAGTTCGTTGTTCTCGATTGCACGCCGCAGTTCGCTCATCAGCGACAGGCGTTCGAGGTCGCGGCGCTCCGAACCGTGGTCGTAGATCGCCATGCCGGTATTGGCCTGCTTGGCCGAATACATCGCGACGTCGGCGCGGCGCAGCAGTGTATGCATGTCGGTGCCATCGACGGGAAAGCACGCGATGCCGACGCTGGCGCCGACATCCACGGGCTGACCCTCGATCAGCATCGGCGCTTCGAGCGCCTTGAGCAGTGTGCCGGCGCAGCGCTGCGCCGCATCGAGTCCGCTGCCCGGCAGCAGGATCGCGAATTCGTCGCCGCCGAGCCGGGCCACGGTGCCGGGCGCATTGGCCAGACTATCGGCCAGACTGCCGGCGAGACTATCGGCGAGCCGTTTGCCGACGCCGTGCAACAGGCTGTCGCCAACATGATGCCCGAGCGTTTCGTTCACATCCTTGAAGCGGTCGAGATCCATCAGCAGCACCGCAAAAGGCTGGCTGTTCCGCGCTGCTCGATCGATTTCGCGCTGCAGCCATTCGTTGAACGACACGCGGTTCGGCAGTCCCGTTAGCTGGTCCATATAGGCCAACTCGGTGATACGGGCCTCGCGCTCCGCGATATCGTCACGCATAGTTCGGAACGCCGCCGCAAGCCCACTCGTCTCATCGTTGCTATGAATCTCGATCGACGCACGATAATCACCGCGCCCGACCCGCTCGGCGAAACGCGTCAATTCGCCCAAAGGCCGCGTGACGCTTCGCGCGGTCAGCGTCGCGCCGACGATCGAAATCGCGATGCCGCACAGCGTGAGCAGCAGCAACGTCGAGCGCAATTCACGGAATGGCGCGGAGGCATCGGCCAGCGACTTCTGCAGGACGGCCGCCACCGGCGCCTGCCCATTAGCGAGCCAGATGATGCGCGAGCCGTAGCCGTCGATACCCAGCTCCGCGCGGCCAGGGGTGACGTCAGCGGCCGCCGCTGCCAGCGCCGCGCGGTCCGCGGGCGCGAGTGAACTTGCAAATACCGTCCAGCGGGCATCGGCGCCGTGCACCATGAACGAGATGTCGAGCCCGGCGACGCCGTGCATATCGCGCGCAAACATGTCGTTGATGGCAAAACCCATCACCATCCAGGCGACCGTCAGCGGTGTCTTCACGGGCACGCTGACCAGTTCGTACGGCCGCCCGTCGAGTATGCCGATCAATGACGTCACACCGTGCCGCTGCCCGCCGATGATCGACGGGTAAGGAAATGGCTGGCCGACGGCCGCGACCGATGGCGAGCTCGCGACGACGCGGCCGTCGAGCCCGACCAGCATCGAGATATCGGCGCCGAGGCGCTCGCGCTGGTTCTGCAGCGCGGAGTGCACGGTCGTGTCGTCATGCAGCGCGACCGCCTCACGAAAGCCGAAATCCGCGGCGGCGATCGAGGCTGCCTGCGCGAGCCTGTCCGCCTCCGATTGCAGCGCATTATGGAAAACGCGATCGCCGACGGCGAGCTGCTCGTTGACCTGGTTGCGCGCGGCCGAACTGAACGCATGGACCGTGGCGATCTCTACCGCCGCCTGGACGATCAGAATCATCAATACAAACACCAGCGCTATTTTCGAGCGCAGACTGCGAAGTCGCACAAACGGCTCCTTTTGATGACGGGGCGCGTTAGCGCGGGTCCAATTGCAAAGAGAAGGTCACCGGCATTGCCGCGGGTGTCTGGATCGTCTGCTCGCTGCGTGCGTCCAGATCGTGTTGGCGGTAATTCCACGCAAGAACGCGATAACTCCCGCGCGGCAGATCGGGCAGTGTCGCGGTGCCGTCATGACCGGTCTTCGCGAAGTACGGCGTGTCGACCACCAGCAGATAGGCAATCATCGTGTCGTGAATATTGCAGCCGATCACTTCCACACCGGTCTTGTCGAACACGACCGGATGCGAAGCGCCGCGATAGATTTTCAATTCGAAGCGCTGCGGGTCGGAAAACGAATACACGTCGTGACCGATGTCGTCGTGGTTGGGAAAATCAACCGACGCACCTTTCTGCACGACCGTGACGAGCGGCATGAACATCTTGTTCTTCTGCATGATCATCGCCGGCGCGGGCCGCGTATGCGGTAGCCGGCCGTCGATCGGTACCGCATAGACGACCGCATCCTCGATCGGTGCACCATTCTGGTCACGTACCTGGGCTTTGAACGCGAGGACGTGGGTCGAGCTTAGTGCAACGGTGAGCGCTGCCGCGAAGTGGGCAACTCGCTGCCCTTGGGGAAATGTAAACATATTCCTGCAACATTAATTGACTCTGTTTTCTCGAGCTGGCTGCGCAATTTCCGCAGTCGGCCTTCGCCGGTGTTAACGGTTCAATCGATCGAATATTCAGATTTTTCTTCGATTGAATTGAGCAGACGCGCCGATAGGGGATTCGCCGGAAACGGAATCGGCGATATTGAGTCAAGACGATGCAGGGGTGGGGGGAAACGATGGATGGTGCGAATCCTTTCTTTTGGATTCGGGTAAAGGCGCGCGGCCGGTTGCGAGGCGCGGGGCGGGGCGGCGAGGTGCAGTGCGGTGCGGGTGATATCGCTCGCTCGATGGCGAGCGATGTTCTTGAAGTTGGTGCGGAGGCGATCGTGACACGTGCTGTGTTATTGCACCTGATCAATGGTCGCGCCTGCATAGACAGGCGCGACGCTCTAGCCTTCAAATATCACCACTGATGATGCACAAACGGCGCGATCGTCTCCAGATACAACGCGCGCAACGTAGCCATCGCGTCGTCCGTCAACGCCGGCACATCACTCGCCGCGCAATTGGCCTTCGCCTGTTCCGCGTTTTTAGCGCCGGGAATCACGGTCGTCACGCCACGATTCATCAGGATCCAACGCAGCGCGAATTGCGCCATCGTGACGCCTTGCGGAACCAGTGGGCGAATTCGCTCGACCGCCGCGAGCGCCACGTCATAAGGCACACCGGCAAACGTCTCGCCTTTGTCGAACGCCTGGCCTTCGCGATTGAAATGGCGATGATCGTCGGCCGCGAAACCGGTGCTGGCCGTCATCTTCCCGGTCAGCAGGCCGGATGCGAGCGGCACGCGGACGATAACCGCAATCCCTCTGTCCTGTGCCTCGCGCATGAAAAGATCCGCGGGCCGCTGCCGGAAAATGTTGTAGATGATCTGCACGGACTTTACGCCGGGATACTCGATCGCCTTCAGACCTTCCTCGACCTTCTCCACCGAAACGCCGTATTGGCGGATCTTCCCCGAGGCAACCATCGCGTCCATCGCCTCGAACACTTCAGGCCGGTAAAACACCTCGGTGGGCGGGCAATGCAGTTGCACGAGATCGAGACAATCGGTGTCGAGGTTCTGCAGCGATCGATCGACGAACGCGTTCAGATTCGCCGCGTTATAACCCTGCGCCAGATGCGGATCGAGCCGGCGTCCCGCCTTGGTGGCGACGAACGGCCGCGCGCCGCCGCGCTCCTTCAGTACCGCCGCGATGATGCGCTCGGAACGCCCGTCACCGTAGACATCGGCGGTATCGATAAACGTCGTGCCGTTGTCCAGCGCCGCATGCAACGCGGCCTTCGCGTCGCTTTCCGACACGTCGCCCCACGAGCCGCCGATCGCCCATGCGCCGAAGCCGATCTCGGAAACGGTCTGTCCTGTCTGTCCAAATGGTCGTTGCTTCACTTTCTTTCCTCTCTTATGGCATCAGTTGTCCGCCGTTCACCTCGATGATCTGACCGGTGATGTATCCGGACATCGCCGGGGACGCCAGAAACAGGAATGCGCCGACGCATTCCTCGGGCGAACCCGCTCTCCCCATCGGTATCGACGTGGTTTGCGATGCCCAGATCGCGGGCGAAGTGTATTTGTCGTGAAACGGCGTCTGGATCAGTCCGGGCGCCACCGCGTTGACGCGAATGCCGTCGCCGACGAATTCCTTCGCCTGGCCGCGCGTCAAGCTGCTGACGAAGCTCTTCGTGGCCGCGTAGAGCACCGCGCCGGCGCCGCCGCCCGTGCGCGCCGCGACCGACGACGTATTGATGATGTAGCCGCCGGCTTTTTTCAGAAACGGATAGGCCGCCAACGTCGCGTCCCATACCGAACGGGCGTTGAGGTTCACGACCTGATCGAAATGATCGTCCGGCATCTCGGTCGTTTTGATCCGCCCCAACATGCCGCCGGCGTTGTTGATCAGACCATCGAGCCCACCGAGCAATTCGGCGGCCTCCTGCACGACGCGCGATGCGCCGCCAGGTTCGCTCATGTCGCCACGAACGAGGCTGATCTGCTGTGGCGCTTCGGCGCGCAGTGCCTGAGCTTGCGCTTCGCTGTGGTTGTAATGCGCGACGACCTGCGCGCCCTGGGCGGCAAACGCGCGCACGACCGCCGCGCCGATTCCCGTCGATCCGCCGGTGACCAGAACCTTCGTGCCGTTCAGGTCGCCGATTCGCATGTGCTCGAAAGTTGCCATCACATTCCTCCGCCAAAGATCCGCTTGCAGGCTCGCGAGACGCGCGCCACCGTACCATCCGCCGGATGGAATGATGGCACGGAGTACAATGAAATGAATTCACTGACTTGCTGAATCACATTCATCTTGGCAAAAACGGAACGAGTCGACTTCGCGGACCTGAAGTCGTTTCTGACGATCGTGCGGTGCCGCAGTTTCCGGCTCGCCGCGATCGAACTGGGGCAGACGCCATCGGCGGTCAGCCATGCGATGCGCCGGCTGGAAGAGCGTCTTGGCGCAAGACTATTGAACAGGACGAGCCGGGCCGTATCGGCCACCGCTGTCGGCCGCGAATTAGCCGCGCGCCTCGAAGACGGCTTCAATCAGATCGGCGCGGCGCTCGAAACACTCGAAGCGCCTGGCGCCGCGGGGCTCGGCGAGATCCGGCTCAACGTGTTTGCCGATGCGGCACATCTGCTGGTGACGCCGGCGCTCCCGGAATTCGCGCGCCGGTGCCCGGACGTACGGCTGACGGTCGTCGTCGAAGATCGCCCTATCGACATCGTGGCCGAAGGCTACGATGCAGGCATCCGATATGGTCACTACGTGCCGGAAGATATGATCGCCGTGCCGCTCAGCGGCCCGCAGCGATGGGTGATGGCGGCTTCGCCCGGCTACATCGAGCAGCACGGCGCGCCTCGACGTCTCGACGATCTCGCGAAGCACACCTGCCTGCAGCTTCTGCTTGGCGACAATTCGAGCTATCGATGGGAATTGAACGACGGTGGAGTGGCATGCCGTCTGCGAGTGCCCGGCCTGCTGACGATCAACGATACGGCGACCACCATCGGTGCATGCAAGGCGGGGCTGGGTATCGCGTACATCCTGGAGGCCCGCATCGCCGACGAACTGGCGCGCGGTGAACTGCAGATCGTGCTGAAGAAAAATGCTTACGCCGAGGATCCGTTTCACCTCTACTACAGCAGTCGCCGTTACAACCATCCTGCTCTGCGCACGTTGATCAACATCATTCGCGAGCAGCAGTCCCTGCCACCGCTCGCCGCCGAAAAGCAGGCGAACCGCAGGCGGTAGTCGAGCGGCGCCGCCCGTTCTACCGCCACACCAAATTCAGAGAATGCGGTCCAATGCGTTCGAGAATCGGGCGACCGCGCCATCGATGTCATGCAGTTTGTCCAGCCCGAACAAGCCGATGCGGAAGGTCTTGAAATCTTCGGGCTCATCGCATTGCAACGGCACGCCAGCGGCGACCTGCAAGCCCACCTCGGCGAACTTCTTGCCGGACCGTATGCCGTCATCGTCCGAGTAGCTGACCACCACGCCCGGTGCCTGAAAACCTTCGGCCGCCACGCTTCTGAAGCCTTTGGCAACCAGCAGCGCGCGAATGCGCTTGCCGAGTTCGAGCTGCTCCGCTTGCACCTTGTCGAAGCCGTAGGCCTCGGTTTCCTTGATCACATCGCGCAGCGTCGCGAGGCTGTCGGTAGGCATCGTCGCGTGGTATGCGAAGCCGCCGCTCTCGTAGGCTTCCATGATCTGCAGCCATTTGCGAAGGTCGCACGAGAAGCTGGTGCTGGTCGTTGCGTCGATTCGTTCGCGCGCGAGACCGTTGAGCATCACGAGCGCG
Protein-coding regions in this window:
- a CDS encoding LysR family transcriptional regulator; this encodes MAKTERVDFADLKSFLTIVRCRSFRLAAIELGQTPSAVSHAMRRLEERLGARLLNRTSRAVSATAVGRELAARLEDGFNQIGAALETLEAPGAAGLGEIRLNVFADAAHLLVTPALPEFARRCPDVRLTVVVEDRPIDIVAEGYDAGIRYGHYVPEDMIAVPLSGPQRWVMAASPGYIEQHGAPRRLDDLAKHTCLQLLLGDNSSYRWELNDGGVACRLRVPGLLTINDTATTIGACKAGLGIAYILEARIADELARGELQIVLKKNAYAEDPFHLYYSSRRYNHPALRTLINIIREQQSLPPLAAEKQANRRR
- a CDS encoding SDR family NAD(P)-dependent oxidoreductase; translated protein: MATFEHMRIGDLNGTKVLVTGGSTGIGAAVVRAFAAQGAQVVAHYNHSEAQAQALRAEAPQQISLVRGDMSEPGGASRVVQEAAELLGGLDGLINNAGGMLGRIKTTEMPDDHFDQVVNLNARSVWDATLAAYPFLKKAGGYIINTSSVAARTGGGAGAVLYAATKSFVSSLTRGQAKEFVGDGIRVNAVAPGLIQTPFHDKYTSPAIWASQTTSIPMGRAGSPEECVGAFLFLASPAMSGYITGQIIEVNGGQLMP